A genome region from Hymenobacter tibetensis includes the following:
- a CDS encoding 50S ribosomal protein L25/general stress protein Ctc: protein MKSLEIVGFKRANLGKKDSKAVRLESYVPCVLYGGAEQVHFTAPAILFRELLYTPEVHIVDLNVEGTHYRAIVQDAQFHPVNEMLLHVDFLELADGKEVKMDVPVKYIGVSPGVLAGGKLVSKLRKLKVKATPENLPDFVEVDISDLGLGKSIKVSKVEEKGFTILTNAQAPIATVAIPRALKGQMQGEK, encoded by the coding sequence ATGAAAAGCCTCGAGATTGTAGGGTTTAAAAGAGCGAATCTCGGTAAGAAGGATTCCAAGGCGGTTCGCCTTGAGTCGTACGTGCCGTGCGTATTGTACGGTGGCGCTGAGCAGGTCCATTTCACGGCCCCCGCTATCCTCTTCCGCGAATTGCTGTACACTCCTGAAGTTCACATCGTGGACTTGAACGTGGAGGGTACGCACTACCGCGCTATTGTGCAGGATGCGCAGTTCCATCCCGTAAACGAAATGCTGCTGCACGTTGACTTCCTGGAGTTGGCTGACGGTAAAGAAGTGAAAATGGATGTTCCCGTGAAGTACATCGGCGTTTCGCCAGGCGTACTGGCCGGTGGCAAACTGGTGAGCAAGCTGCGTAAGCTGAAAGTGAAAGCTACTCCCGAGAACCTGCCCGACTTCGTAGAAGTGGACATTTCTGACCTCGGCCTCGGCAAGTCGATCAAAGTAAGCAAGGTGGAGGAGAAAGGCTTCACCATCCTTACCAACGCTCAGGCTCCTATTGCTACCGTGGCCATCCCACGTGCACTGAAAGGCCAGATGCAAGGCGAAAAGTAA
- the metG gene encoding methionine--tRNA ligase — MQPDPQRYTVTAALPYANGPVHIGHLAGVYLPADIYVRYLRAAGRDVKFICGSDEHGVPITIRAQKEGVTPQQVVDKYHAIIRDSFQDFGVSFDIYSRTSSQTHSEVASGFFKKLYAENKFVEQVSQQYYDEKAEQFLADRYIVGTCPNCGNENAYGDQCERCGSSLSPTELINPHSMLSGNQPVLRDTKHWYLPLDQYEPWLREWIVEGHKQDWKTNVYGQCKSWIDQGLHPRAVTRDLDWGVPVPVPGAEGKVLYVWFDAPIGYISATKDLLPDTWETYWKDPGTKLVHFIGKDNIVFHCIIFPAMLKAHGDYILPDNVPANEFLNLEGDKISTSRNWAVWLHEYLQDFPGKADVLRYVLCANAPENKDNDFTWKDFQARNNNELVANLGNFVNRAVVLTHKFFDGKVPTRGPLTAQDEEVFTQLAEFPQRIGELIDNYRFRDALNELMNLTRLGNKYLADTEPWKLIKTDEARTATVLHVALQLAASLVTLLEPFLPTSADKLGTMLNLEKGTWQQAGRPDALPNGHQINEAALLFDKIEDATVDAQVQKLLDTKKANELANAVAAPAKEDISFEEFQRMDLRVGTIVTAEKVAKTKKLLKLTVDLGLAEPRTIVSGIAEHFIPEALVGQQVQVLLNLAPREIKGIQSQGMLLMAENADGSLALMQPGHVVVPGSGIA; from the coding sequence ATGCAACCTGATCCTCAACGCTATACCGTCACGGCGGCGCTGCCCTATGCCAATGGGCCAGTGCATATCGGCCATTTGGCGGGCGTGTACTTACCAGCCGATATCTATGTCCGCTATTTGCGGGCTGCCGGCCGCGACGTGAAATTTATTTGTGGCTCCGACGAACACGGTGTGCCCATCACCATTCGGGCCCAAAAAGAAGGCGTAACGCCACAGCAAGTGGTAGATAAGTATCACGCCATCATCCGCGACTCGTTCCAGGACTTCGGAGTTTCGTTTGATATTTATTCCCGTACTTCTTCGCAAACGCACAGCGAAGTAGCCAGTGGCTTTTTTAAAAAACTGTACGCAGAAAACAAATTCGTTGAGCAGGTTTCGCAACAGTACTACGACGAAAAAGCCGAGCAATTTCTGGCCGACCGTTACATCGTAGGTACGTGCCCCAATTGCGGCAACGAAAATGCATACGGCGACCAATGTGAGCGGTGCGGCTCCTCGCTCAGCCCCACGGAGTTAATCAATCCGCACTCTATGCTTTCCGGTAACCAGCCGGTGCTGCGCGACACCAAGCACTGGTATCTGCCGCTCGATCAGTATGAGCCCTGGCTGCGTGAGTGGATAGTAGAAGGCCACAAGCAAGATTGGAAAACCAACGTGTACGGCCAGTGCAAGTCCTGGATCGATCAGGGCCTGCACCCCCGTGCCGTAACCCGTGACCTGGATTGGGGCGTGCCCGTGCCTGTCCCTGGTGCGGAGGGTAAAGTGCTCTACGTGTGGTTTGATGCGCCCATTGGCTACATTTCGGCTACCAAAGACTTGTTGCCTGACACCTGGGAAACCTACTGGAAAGATCCCGGCACGAAGCTGGTGCACTTCATCGGCAAAGACAACATCGTGTTCCACTGCATCATTTTCCCGGCGATGCTCAAGGCCCACGGCGACTATATCCTGCCCGATAACGTGCCCGCCAACGAGTTCCTGAACCTAGAAGGCGACAAAATCAGCACGTCCCGCAACTGGGCAGTGTGGCTGCACGAGTACCTGCAAGACTTCCCCGGCAAGGCCGACGTGCTGCGCTACGTACTCTGCGCTAACGCCCCCGAGAACAAAGACAACGACTTCACCTGGAAAGACTTTCAAGCTCGCAACAACAACGAGCTGGTGGCTAACCTCGGCAACTTTGTAAACCGGGCTGTGGTACTCACGCACAAGTTCTTTGACGGTAAAGTGCCTACCCGTGGGCCTCTCACAGCGCAAGACGAAGAGGTGTTCACGCAGCTAGCGGAGTTCCCGCAGCGCATCGGAGAGCTAATCGACAACTACCGTTTCCGCGACGCGCTAAACGAGTTGATGAACCTAACCCGGCTCGGCAACAAATACCTGGCTGATACCGAGCCGTGGAAGCTCATCAAAACCGATGAAGCCCGCACCGCAACTGTATTGCACGTTGCGCTGCAGTTGGCCGCCAGCTTGGTTACGTTGCTCGAACCCTTCCTGCCTACCTCAGCTGACAAGCTAGGTACCATGCTGAACCTAGAGAAAGGCACTTGGCAGCAAGCTGGCCGCCCTGATGCCTTGCCTAACGGGCATCAAATCAACGAAGCCGCCCTGCTCTTCGACAAGATTGAGGATGCTACCGTGGATGCGCAGGTGCAGAAGCTGCTTGACACCAAGAAAGCCAATGAGCTAGCCAACGCCGTAGCCGCCCCCGCCAAAGAAGACATCAGCTTTGAAGAGTTTCAGCGCATGGATTTGCGTGTGGGCACCATTGTAACCGCTGAGAAAGTTGCCAAAACCAAGAAACTACTGAAGCTGACCGTTGATCTGGGCTTGGCCGAGCCTCGCACCATTGTGAGCGGTATTGCCGAGCACTTCATTCCCGAAGCCCTGGTCGGCCAGCAGGTGCAAGTACTGCTGAATTTGGCGCCCCGTGAAATCAAAGGCATTCAAAGCCAAGGCATGCTGCTAATGGCCGAAAATGCAGACGGGTCGTTGGCGTTGATGCAGCCAGGCCACGTTGTGGTGCCGGGTAGTGGCATAGCATAA
- a CDS encoding ribose-phosphate pyrophosphokinase has protein sequence MAQQVKIFAGNASHTLAKKIAEAYGLPLGDLSIQRFADTELGPSFNESVRGCAVFLIQSTTPPAENLMELALMVDAAKRASAYKVNIVMPYMGYARQDRKDKPRVSIGAKVVANMIQSVGADRLMTCDLHAGQIQGFFDIPVDHLDGATVTAPYIKSLDLDDLIFASPDVGGVVRTRAFAKKFGAEIVVCDKMRLRANEIASMQVIGDVAGMNVVLVDDIVDTAGTICKAAELLMERGAKSVRAVITHGLLSGPAHERIRNSALEELVITDTIPLKEENHKIRVISVANLFASAIRNVVTHESISSLFV, from the coding sequence ATGGCACAACAGGTGAAAATTTTTGCGGGCAACGCTTCTCATACCCTCGCCAAGAAAATAGCGGAAGCGTACGGGCTACCGCTTGGCGACCTTAGCATTCAGCGCTTTGCTGATACCGAGCTAGGGCCGAGCTTCAACGAGAGTGTACGGGGTTGCGCAGTGTTTCTCATCCAAAGCACCACTCCACCAGCCGAAAACCTGATGGAACTGGCACTGATGGTAGACGCGGCCAAGCGTGCCTCGGCGTACAAGGTGAATATTGTAATGCCGTACATGGGCTACGCTCGCCAAGACCGCAAAGACAAGCCGCGCGTGAGCATCGGAGCCAAAGTAGTGGCTAACATGATCCAAAGCGTAGGCGCCGACCGCCTAATGACCTGTGACTTGCACGCCGGTCAGATTCAAGGCTTCTTCGACATTCCCGTCGACCACCTTGACGGTGCTACCGTAACCGCTCCCTACATCAAGTCTTTGGACCTCGATGACTTGATCTTCGCTTCCCCTGACGTGGGCGGCGTGGTTCGGACGCGGGCTTTCGCCAAGAAGTTTGGCGCCGAAATAGTGGTCTGCGACAAAATGCGCCTGCGGGCCAATGAAATTGCTTCCATGCAGGTAATCGGCGACGTGGCCGGAATGAACGTGGTGCTCGTTGATGACATCGTGGACACGGCTGGTACCATCTGCAAAGCGGCGGAGCTTCTCATGGAGCGTGGCGCCAAGTCGGTGCGGGCGGTGATTACGCACGGCTTGCTTAGTGGCCCCGCCCACGAGCGAATCCGTAATTCGGCGCTGGAGGAGTTGGTTATTACCGACACGATTCCGCTGAAGGAAGAGAACCACAAAATCCGGGTGATTTCCGTGGCTAACCTGTTTGCTAGCGCCATCCGCAACGTGGTTACGCACGAATCTATCAGCTCGCTTTTCGTGTAA
- a CDS encoding CocE/NonD family hydrolase, which yields MKRIATLFWLLLLCGPLAAQTPTPSASTYAQQHYTKKEVYIPMRDGVKLFTAIYTPKDAAGKKYPMMMQRTCYSVAPYGPGKFPARLGPSETMMKQGYIFVYQDVRGRWKSEGTWTNMTPVIDKKKSKKDVDEGSDTFDTIDWLVKQVASNNGRVGQWGISYPGFYTAAGILSNHPALKASSPQAPVSDFFFDDFHHNGAFLESYIFTYPVFGVQKQDTTSKAWYSAQNIKANTKDGYQFLLDLGPLKNADKYYANNFFWQETINHPNYDEFWQKRGLPEHYTSNVKPAVMTVGGWFDAEDLRGPLTIYKTIEKKSPNAYNTIVMGPFGHGRWSRETGHTMHSNVYFGDSIATFYQRNIEAKFFEHFLKGSGDKNSGLPEAYMFDTGRKQWEMFAKWPVSAATHLKFYLSADGKLEKQPKATPGTMSFVSDPLKPVPYTEDLTTTMGFTPFNYMSEDQRFAGRRPDVLVYQTDVLTEDVTLGGEIMAKLKVATSGTDADWVVKLIDVYPPDEPNHDYMPNKNITLSNYQQMVRSEVMPARFRNSFEKPEPMVANQKTDVDFRLQDVLHTFKKGHRIMVQVQSTWFPFIARNPQKFVENPYKANESDYIKATHTVHGDSYIDVEVLPAASPNKQF from the coding sequence ATGAAAAGGATTGCTACCCTATTTTGGCTGCTCCTACTCTGTGGGCCTCTGGCCGCACAAACTCCTACGCCTAGCGCATCAACTTACGCGCAGCAACACTACACTAAAAAGGAGGTGTACATTCCTATGCGCGACGGGGTGAAGCTGTTCACGGCTATTTACACGCCCAAGGATGCTGCCGGCAAAAAGTACCCCATGATGATGCAGCGCACTTGCTATAGTGTGGCGCCTTATGGGCCCGGAAAATTCCCGGCTCGGCTCGGGCCTTCCGAAACCATGATGAAGCAGGGTTACATTTTTGTGTACCAGGACGTGCGCGGCCGCTGGAAAAGCGAGGGTACCTGGACGAACATGACCCCTGTAATCGACAAAAAGAAAAGCAAGAAGGATGTGGACGAAGGTTCCGACACGTTCGATACGATTGACTGGCTGGTCAAGCAGGTAGCCAGCAACAACGGCCGGGTAGGGCAGTGGGGCATTTCGTATCCGGGTTTCTATACGGCGGCGGGCATCCTCTCCAACCATCCGGCCCTCAAGGCTTCTTCCCCGCAGGCACCGGTATCCGACTTCTTCTTCGACGACTTCCACCACAATGGCGCCTTCCTGGAGTCGTACATCTTCACCTACCCTGTATTCGGGGTGCAAAAGCAAGATACCACCAGTAAAGCCTGGTACAGCGCGCAGAACATCAAAGCCAATACCAAGGACGGCTACCAGTTTCTTCTGGACTTAGGTCCGCTGAAAAACGCTGACAAGTACTACGCCAACAACTTCTTCTGGCAGGAAACTATCAACCACCCCAACTACGACGAATTCTGGCAGAAGCGCGGTTTGCCCGAGCACTACACGTCTAACGTGAAACCGGCCGTTATGACCGTGGGCGGCTGGTTTGATGCCGAAGACTTGCGTGGCCCGCTGACCATCTACAAAACCATCGAGAAGAAGAGCCCCAACGCGTATAATACCATTGTGATGGGTCCCTTCGGGCACGGGCGCTGGTCCAGAGAAACCGGGCACACTATGCACAGCAATGTGTACTTCGGCGACAGTATTGCTACGTTTTACCAGCGCAACATCGAAGCCAAGTTCTTCGAGCATTTTCTGAAAGGCTCCGGCGACAAGAATTCTGGGTTGCCTGAAGCCTATATGTTCGACACCGGCCGTAAGCAGTGGGAGATGTTCGCGAAGTGGCCGGTTAGTGCTGCCACGCACCTCAAGTTCTATCTGAGTGCCGACGGCAAATTGGAAAAGCAACCCAAGGCCACGCCCGGCACCATGAGCTTTGTCAGCGACCCGCTCAAGCCGGTACCGTACACCGAGGACCTAACAACCACCATGGGATTCACTCCCTTCAATTATATGAGCGAAGACCAGCGCTTTGCTGGCCGCCGCCCCGACGTGCTGGTGTACCAGACCGACGTGCTGACGGAGGACGTAACACTGGGCGGCGAAATCATGGCCAAGCTGAAAGTAGCCACCTCGGGCACCGACGCCGACTGGGTGGTAAAGCTCATCGACGTGTACCCGCCCGACGAGCCCAACCACGACTATATGCCCAACAAAAACATCACACTGAGCAATTACCAACAAATGGTACGCTCCGAGGTGATGCCGGCTCGGTTTCGCAACAGCTTCGAGAAGCCCGAGCCGATGGTTGCCAACCAAAAGACCGACGTGGACTTCCGCTTGCAAGATGTGCTGCACACGTTCAAGAAGGGCCACCGCATTATGGTGCAGGTGCAGAGCACGTGGTTTCCGTTTATTGCCCGCAACCCGCAGAAATTCGTTGAAAACCCCTACAAAGCCAACGAGAGCGACTACATCAAAGCCACCCACACCGTGCACGGCGACAGCTATATTGATGTAGAAGTGCTGCCAGCTGCCAGCCCCAACAAGCAGTTCTAG
- the pth gene encoding aminoacyl-tRNA hydrolase: protein MKYLVLALGNIGPEYANTRHNIGFMVADYLAAKHDARFELGRHAFTTEIKHKGKTFVLVKPTTFMNLSGKAAAHYLTSLKLEKENMVVVTDDLALPYGKLRLKGKGSAGGHNGLKSIQETIGSDEYARLRFGVDANFPKGRQVDYVLNPFTTDEQIDLPTHIEKAADALLAFGTLGLERAMNLVNTK from the coding sequence ATGAAATACCTGGTTCTCGCCCTCGGCAACATTGGGCCGGAATACGCCAACACCCGCCACAACATTGGGTTTATGGTGGCTGACTATTTAGCTGCCAAGCACGACGCGCGTTTCGAGTTGGGGCGTCATGCCTTCACCACCGAAATCAAGCACAAAGGCAAAACGTTTGTGTTGGTGAAGCCAACCACCTTCATGAACCTGAGCGGTAAAGCGGCGGCGCATTACCTCACCAGCCTCAAACTGGAAAAAGAGAACATGGTGGTGGTAACGGATGACTTGGCCTTACCCTACGGCAAGCTGCGGCTAAAAGGCAAGGGCTCGGCGGGCGGGCACAACGGGCTGAAAAGCATTCAGGAAACCATTGGCAGCGACGAATACGCCCGCCTGCGCTTCGGCGTGGATGCTAATTTCCCGAAAGGCCGCCAAGTGGATTACGTCCTCAATCCCTTTACCACCGACGAGCAAATTGACTTACCCACGCACATCGAGAAGGCAGCTGACGCGCTGTTGGCTTTTGGCACGCTTGGATTGGAACGCGCTATGAACTTAGTGAATACGAAATAG